From Pelagibacterium flavum:
GCCGGCGGCCGTTGTGGCGAGCGGGGGTTCGGAGCCATTGCTGAACAGCAGAATGGCTGGCGGGACGAACATGGCAGCGGATTCAAGATTGTTCTGGAGCGTCCGCGCAGCGCGTCCGGCAAAGCCTTCACGCGAAAGCGGCGTGCTGCGGTCGGTAAAGGCGAAGGCGATGCCATTGGCGGTGACCGTATTGAGATGCTGGATGGCGGCCGAGAAAAACACAAGCGCGCCAGCAGTGAGAATGGCGAAGGGAAGGAGCATGTCGGGGTCCGGCTGGTGAAGGAAAGCTGGAAGATTGCTGTTCGTTCGTGTACAGACAACGCGCAATTGTTGAACTCAATTGTGCGAAATTGCACAGGGATGCAAATGTGAACACTTCCGATTTTGTGTTGGTGAAGGCCGTGGCCGCGGGCGGCAGCTTTTCGGCGGCGGCACGCATGTTGGGCATGGCGCACACGACGGTGGCGCGGCGGCTGCGGCAGCTCGAAGCCTATTACCAGACGCGGCTGTTCGATACGCGCGCCGGGCAGATGGTGCCGACGGCGGCGGGGGAACGGGTGCTAGAAAGTGCCGGGCGGATCGCAGTGGAGATGGCGGAACTCGAAAGCGGCATCAAGGGTGAGGACCAGCGGCTGACCGGAGCGGTGCGGCTGACGACGG
This genomic window contains:
- a CDS encoding MAPEG family protein, with the translated sequence MLLPFAILTAGALVFFSAAIQHLNTVTANGIAFAFTDRSTPLSREGFAGRAARTLQNNLESAAMFVPPAILLFSNGSEPPLATTAAGAYIATRISFTLAYWTGRNRLRSFFWGLGMASIAVTAALSAQSILT